The genomic window CCATCGGATCGGCTACCAACCATAAAGCCGTGCTCGAAAATCCTGACAGCATATCCAAAGTGGTGCTTTCCAAAGGGCTTGATGCGGGAACCGCTTTTGAGATCCTTTCCATAGATATTGCCGATGTGGATGTGGGAAAGAATATTGGAGCCGAACTGCAAATGGACCAGGCGAATGCAGACAAAAATATTGCGCAGGCCAAAGCGGAAGAACGCAGGGCCATGGCAGTAGCCGAAGAGCAGGAACAACGCGCCAAGTCGCAACAAGCCCGTGTGAAGGTAATTGAGGCAGAAGCTGAAATACCGCAGGCAATGGCTGAGGCTTTCAGAAAAGGCCAGCTCGGCATCATGGATTATTACCGAATGAGAAACATTGAGTCGGATTCAGATATGCGTGACTCCATCGCCAAAGGTGCTGATAAAGGCAAAAAGCCTGATCAGAAGTAGCAGCCGTAGATGATTTTGTATTTCTGAGGAATATTTATTTCCAGGGTCATTTACACTCAAATTAGTTGTGTTTGCCGGTTATCCGTACCCTATCGGAGAATACTAAGGCCCTTGTGGTCCACCATACTCCACTTCCACCTTCAGGTAGGCGGGATGCACTCATCAAAAGGCAGACGAATAGATTTACATTGCTTATTTTACAGAATAGCATTTCATTTCCAACTGATAATAACTATTTGGCCCGTTCCAGATACCGGCACCTGTTGCAGGATAATGGAATCCTTCAGGATTCCACCTCCCGTCCTGTGCAGGAGATTTAAGATTAAAAAAACCTTTCTGCTTCTTCCGGTCTTTGAGAATTGAATGGATCGCAATAATCATGACGGATAAAAGAGAAATTGAGAACCAGGAGTGGATTCAATCGCTGAAATGGGTAACAGAGCATGAAGGCAGGGAAAGAGCACAGGAACTCCTTACGCTGCTGCAAAATATTGCAGACAAAGCCCCGGCATCGCAGGCGCTGATTACCACGCCCTACGTCAATACCATTCCGCCCAGCGAAGAGGTTGCTTATCCCGGAAATCTCAAAATCGAACAAAAGCTGCTTGGCCTGGTGCGCTGGAACGCTATGGCGATGGTGGTGCGGGCCAATCGCCAGGCGGAGGGAATTGGTGGCCACATTTCCACATACGCATCTTTTGCCACCTGTTTCGAGACGGGCTTTCATCATTTCTTTAAAGGCGGAACAGAAGCTGACATGGTATATTTCCAGGGCCATGCTGCTCCCGGAATATATGCCCGTTCCTTTATGGAAGGCAGGCTCAGCGAAAAGGATATGGACAATTTCAGGCGGGAGCTGAAACCCGAAGGTGGGCTGCCCTCCTATCCGCATCCGATGTTGATGCCGGAATACTGGCGCTTTCCCACTGTTTCCATGGGCCTGGGGGCGATAGAAGCCATTTACCAGGCACGGTTCAACCGGTATCTTCATCACCGGAAAATCAAGGATACGAGCGGGTGCAACGTATGGGTATTTTTGGGTGATGGCGAAATGGATGAACCTGAATCTACCGGGGCGCTGACTTTAGCTGCCCGTGAAAAACTGGACAACCTGATTTTTGTCATCAACTGCAACCTCCAGCGCCTGGATGGACCGGTGCGTGGCAATGGAAAGGTAATCCAGGAACTGGAAAGCCTGTTTCGCGGGGCAGGATGGCAGGTTATCAAAGTATTATGGAGCAGTGCCTGGGACAAGCTTTTTGCAAAAGATACAGATGGAGCACTCCGGGAAGCGCTGGCAGACTTGGTTGACGGCCAGTTGCAGCACTTTGCCTTCGCTGGCGGCAAGTACATGCGGGAACATTTTTTTTCTAAAAATGAAAAGCTGAAAGCCCTGGTTGCTGACACGAGTGATGAGGAACTCGATGCCCTGCATTGGGGCGGGCATGATCCTGAAAAGGTATTCAACGCCTTTAAACGGGCGGTGGAGCATACCGGGCAACCCGTGGTCGTGCTGGCGCAAACGGTAAAAGGATTTGGCCAGGGTGCATCAGCAGGCGAGGCCAGCAACATCAGCCACAAAACCACGATGATGGATGATTCCCAATTAAGAGATTTCAGGGATTTTTTCCACATAGACGTGGCGGATGAGAATCTTACCGAAATTCCCCTGATCCGTCCTGATAAAAACAGTGAGGAAGGACGATACCTTCTGTCGCAGCGAAAATCTCTTGGCGGATTTCTTCCGGAAAGAAATCCCAGGGGTCCGGAATTCAGGCCCCCGGCAACTGAATTATTTGAAGAATTTTATAAAGGAAGCGGAGATTCAGAAATTCCTACCACCAAAGTCATCGTGCAGTTGCTGCAGAAACTGCTCAGCGATGAAGCCACCAAAGATGCCATTGTTCCTATTGTACCCGATGAATCGCGCACTTTCGGGATGGATTCGCTCTTCCGGACGGCAGGCATTTACGCTTCGCAAGGACAGCAATATGATCCGGTAGATAAAGATAACCTCTTGTTTTACAATGAATCAAAGGAGGGTGTTCTGATTGAAGAAGGCATTACAGAAGCCGGAGCCATGAGCACATTTATCGCAGCAGCCACCGCTTATTCTAACCACGGAATTAATATGATCCCTTTTTTCGTGTTTTATTCCATGTTCGGCTTTCAACGGATTGGCGACCTGATCTGGGCAGCAGCCGATGCCCGTTCAAGAGGATTTCTGGTGGGCGGCATTTCCGGCCGCACCACCCTGGCTGGCGAGGGCCTGCAACACCTGGATGGACAAAGCCATGTGTACGCTCTGTCGGTTCCCGGACTGATGGCCTATGATCCTGCATTTGCTTATGAACTCACAGTTATAGTGCAGGATGGGATCCGGAGAATGTATTCAGAACAGGAAGACATCATGTACTACCTTACGGTGATGAACGAAGCTTACCGCCAGCCACAAATGCCGGAAGGTAGCCGGGATGGTATTCTTCGCGGAATGTACCGGTTCCGGAAATCCAGCCGTAGCAATGGCCGGAAAGTCCACCTGCTTGGCAGCGGAGCCATTTTACCGGAAACCATAACAGCAGCCGAAAAGCTGGAAGAACATTATGATGTAGCGGCCGACATCTGGAGCGTAACAAGTTGGAAAGCGTTGTATGACGATGCACGAGCACAGGAAGATTCAACATTATTTTCCGGAAAAAAGGGGGCCGGAAAAAGCTACATCCACGAATGCTTTGATGGAGAAGAGGGCGTGATCGTAGCGGCTACAGATTATCTGAAGGCGCTGCCGCAAAGTGTTGCGCATCATTTTCCACTTCGGTTTATTGCATTGGGCACGGATGGCTTTGGGCGCAGTGATACCATTTCAGCCCTCCGCAACTTCTTCCGGGTGGATGCGAAACACATTATGGTAGCCGCACTATCAGGCCTGGCCGCTGAGGGCAAAATGGAGAAGAAGGAAGTCGAAAAAATTGCCGGGGAACTAGGCGTGCGTGAATAAGGTATTCTTGCGCATTTAAGACTTTTGTATTCAATTTTAATTTTTATCCTAATTCTTTTCCATGGAATTCCGCCAGGCTTTGAATCCATAAGTAGCGA from Bacteroidia bacterium includes these protein-coding regions:
- the aceE gene encoding pyruvate dehydrogenase (acetyl-transferring), homodimeric type — protein: MTDKREIENQEWIQSLKWVTEHEGRERAQELLTLLQNIADKAPASQALITTPYVNTIPPSEEVAYPGNLKIEQKLLGLVRWNAMAMVVRANRQAEGIGGHISTYASFATCFETGFHHFFKGGTEADMVYFQGHAAPGIYARSFMEGRLSEKDMDNFRRELKPEGGLPSYPHPMLMPEYWRFPTVSMGLGAIEAIYQARFNRYLHHRKIKDTSGCNVWVFLGDGEMDEPESTGALTLAAREKLDNLIFVINCNLQRLDGPVRGNGKVIQELESLFRGAGWQVIKVLWSSAWDKLFAKDTDGALREALADLVDGQLQHFAFAGGKYMREHFFSKNEKLKALVADTSDEELDALHWGGHDPEKVFNAFKRAVEHTGQPVVVLAQTVKGFGQGASAGEASNISHKTTMMDDSQLRDFRDFFHIDVADENLTEIPLIRPDKNSEEGRYLLSQRKSLGGFLPERNPRGPEFRPPATELFEEFYKGSGDSEIPTTKVIVQLLQKLLSDEATKDAIVPIVPDESRTFGMDSLFRTAGIYASQGQQYDPVDKDNLLFYNESKEGVLIEEGITEAGAMSTFIAAATAYSNHGINMIPFFVFYSMFGFQRIGDLIWAAADARSRGFLVGGISGRTTLAGEGLQHLDGQSHVYALSVPGLMAYDPAFAYELTVIVQDGIRRMYSEQEDIMYYLTVMNEAYRQPQMPEGSRDGILRGMYRFRKSSRSNGRKVHLLGSGAILPETITAAEKLEEHYDVAADIWSVTSWKALYDDARAQEDSTLFSGKKGAGKSYIHECFDGEEGVIVAATDYLKALPQSVAHHFPLRFIALGTDGFGRSDTISALRNFFRVDAKHIMVAALSGLAAEGKMEKKEVEKIAGELGVRE